The Halococcus hamelinensis 100A6 nucleotide sequence GCCTCGATCGACCGGCTCGGCACCGACTACCTCGACCTCTATTTGATCCACTGGCCGAACCCCGCCATCTCGCTGCGCGAGACCCTCGACGCGATGGAGACGCTCCACGACGAGGGCAAGGTCCGGAACGTGGGCGTCTCGAACTTCAGCGCCTACCAGCTCAGCAACGCCCTCCACATCGCGGACGTGCCGATCGCCCTCAACCAGGTCGAGTTCCNCTTCAGCGCCTACCAGCTCAGCAACGCCCTCCACATCGCGGACGTGCCGATCGCCCTCAACCAGGTCGAGTTCCACCCCTGGTTCCAGCGACCCGACCTCGTCGAGTACTGCGAGGAAACCGACGTCGTCGTGGAGGCCTCCGCGCCGCTCGCCCGAACGGAGGTGTTCGACGAGGAGCTCGTCGGGGAGCTCGCCGAGACGTACGACAAGACGCCCGCACAGGTCGTCCTCCGGTGGGCGTTCGAACGTGACGTCGCGACCATCCCCGGGTCCGGCTCGGCGGACCACCTCGAAGCCAACCTCGCGGTCTTCGACTGGGAGCTAGAGGAGGCCGACCAGCAGCGTCTCACCGACCTGGATCGGAATCAGGCGGTCTACGAACCGACGCCACCCGACTGGATGGGCGGGATCTTCGACATACCCTCCTGAGGGCGGTCCCCGTCGGTCGAACCCGTGTTCAGGCCATGTTCCGACAGGTCTCCGCACACCGGGGCAGGACCTCGGCGCAGGCCAGACAGTGGTCGTGGTCGTGCTGCTCGCACTCCTCGGCACACGCCTCACAGACCTCCGCGGCCTCGATACAGGTGTCGACGCACGTTTCCATCTCGTCGCTCAGACCGATCTGCTGGACTGCCATCGCACGTCGTTCGAGGGGCCGACGGTTTTCCTGCGTTGTGGGTAACGACCTTCGAACGACGGGCGTCCCCGACCGAACGATCCGGAAACGTGCCACGGCTATTCTTTGGGGAGAACGAGGCTTCACCCTCGATGTCGACGGGTCGAGGCTCGTCACGGGACCGACGGGTTAGGTGAACCCGACGCCTCGGCGACGAGGTGTGGGGAAGTACGGTGTATTCCGATGGATCGTGAACGACGAATGGCGTCGATACGACCGGATAGCGACCGTTCGAAGCCAAAAGGTTCCTATGCTATGGGAACGTATGTTTCGGCATGACCCCAACCTCAAATAGTGTGGTGGCGTCGAAAACTGAGCTCTTCGAACGTATCCTCGATGACGAGTCGGGAGAGGTCTTCGTCGTCGGCATCGACAACGACACGACCGAAGCGCTTCTCGACGTACTCGGAGACCTGGACGACTCGCCGACGGTACGGTTGCTCGCGGCGGAGTCGGTTCTGAAGGGGGTACGCAGCGACTTCGTTCTCGCGAGCACGGCGGCGGAGCTCGTCGAGGCCGACACGCTCGAACTCCGGACGAGCGACGAGCCCGCCGGGACGGGACTGGTCGTCACCGACGACCAGCTCGTCTCCCTGGTCCCGGCGGGCCGGTACACCGCGGGGCTGGCGACCGACGACACGACGTTCGTCGACGAGGCGAACGAACACTGGCAGGGGAGCTGGGAGCGCAGCGACGAGTTCGCCCTCCGGACGCCGGCGCGCTCGCAGGTCGAGGAGTCGCTGACCGAGACGTTCGGCCCGGACGTCGAGACCGACTTCCGGACGATGGTCAACGCGCTCCGGACCGCCCGCGGCAGCGGGAACGACGGGCTCGACGAGGTCGGCGCGAGCCTGCTCGTGGCGGCCAAACACGAGGCGTTGCTCTACGACATCTCGAAGTGGGGCGAGGACGTCGGCGTCGCGAGCAAGGCGACGTTCTCGCGGATGAAGACCACGCTCGAACAGCAGGGCCTGATCACGACCGAGAAGGTCCCGATCGACGTCGGCCGGCCGCGGCTCCGGCTCCTGCTCGCGGACGACCGCTTCGAGGGCGCGAGCGCCGAGGAGATCGCGAGCGCGGCCCACGGCTCGCTCTCGCGAACGCAGACGTAATCCCGGCCGCCCCATTCACCGACCGATTTCTCCCTCCATCCGACGACGGGAACCACGCGACTCGCTTCGGTACGACTTTGAGTGAACGTCCACTCGCATCGGATAGAACGATCACTAATGACACGAGGGAACACGAACGACCGGGACGACGGCGTGTGGCTCTCCCGACGCCGGCTGCTCGGCGCGACCGGCGCGCTCGCGGGGGCGGGCTATCTCGCGAGCGCGGGCGGGCGGGCACAGACCACATCGACCATCGAGCTCGGTGGGGAGATCGCCGGCTGGCAGGGGCGGGCCCCCGAGGCGATCGCCGACGAGACCAATCCGACCCTCCGGCTCGAAGCGGGCCAGGAGTACCGGATCGCGTGGACGAACCTCGACGGCTTCGGCCACAACATCGCGCTGCTCGACGACGACGGCGGCGTCCTCGAACGCACGTCCGTGATGAGCGAGGAGGGCGAGAGCCAGCGCCTCACGTTCACCGCCCGCGAGGCGATGGCCGAGTACGTCTGTGAACCACACGAGGGGTCGATGCGGGGGTCGATAAGCTTCGGAAACGGGACCGCGACCGAGACCACCACCGAGACCGACGGCGAACCCGTGGTCCCCGAGGGACCGACAGTAGCCCTCGACCGGATCGCCGGCGGGTTCGAGGTACCGACGGCTTTCGCCGCCCCGCCGGGCGACGGGCGGCGGTTCGTCGTCGACCTCCCGGGCCAGATCTACGTCCACACCGACGACGGAC carries:
- a CDS encoding aldo/keto reductase, which codes for MVGLGTGGLGTEAVRTALDIGYTRLDTAEAYGNEAEIGEAIADEDREELFLTSKVRPANLHYESVIEACEASIDRLGTDYLDLYLIHWPNPAISLRETLDAMETLHDEGKVRNVGVSNFSAYQLSNALHIADVPIALNQVEFXFSAYQLSNALHIADVPIALNQVEFHPWFQRPDLVEYCEETDVVVEASAPLARTEVFDEELVGELAETYDKTPAQVVLRWAFERDVATIPGSGSADHLEANLAVFDWELEEADQQRLTDLDRNQAVYEPTPPDWMGGIFDIPS
- the tbsP gene encoding transcriptional regulator TbsP yields the protein MVASKTELFERILDDESGEVFVVGIDNDTTEALLDVLGDLDDSPTVRLLAAESVLKGVRSDFVLASTAAELVEADTLELRTSDEPAGTGLVVTDDQLVSLVPAGRYTAGLATDDTTFVDEANEHWQGSWERSDEFALRTPARSQVEESLTETFGPDVETDFRTMVNALRTARGSGNDGLDEVGASLLVAAKHEALLYDISKWGEDVGVASKATFSRMKTTLEQQGLITTEKVPIDVGRPRLRLLLADDRFEGASAEEIASAAHGSLSRTQT